Sequence from the Candidatus Beckwithbacteria bacterium genome:
GAAAACCTATTTGCCAAAAAAGTCGGCGCCAGATATGCGGTCGCTGTTAATTCTGGGACTTCAGCATTACACTTAGCCTTGGCTACTTTGGGTATTAAGGCAGGAGACGAAGTGATCGTCCCAACCTATACGATGATTTCTTCAGCTTTTGCGATTTCCTATTTAGGTGCCCAACCAGTATTTGTGGACTGTGATGATTATTATCAAATCGACTCAAAATTAATTGAAGCGGCGATTACTAAAAAGACTAAAGCAATAATGCCCGTACATATTTACGGACACCCGACGGACATGGATAAAATTGAAGCCGTGGCTAAGAAATATAAGTTAAGCGTAATTTACGATGCGGCTGAATCCCATGGGGCTAAATATAAAGGCAAACAAATCGGCGGCCGCGGTTCAGCCAGTTGCTATTCTTTTTATGCCAATAAAATAATTACTACCGGTGAAGGCGGAATGGTGGTAACCAATAATAAAGATTTTGCCGACTTAGCTAGAAATTTAAAAGACGTAGCCTTTTCGACTGAAAGGCATTTCTGGCATAAACGTTTAGGTTATAACTTTAGAATGACAAATTTAACCGCAGCTATAGGTTTAGCCCAAACAGAGCAATACGACAAATTAGTTGCCGCCAGAATTTATCATGCAAAATACTATATGAAAAATTTATCTGCAGTTAAAGGAGTTAAGTTTCCCCGGACTGCACCATGGGCAAAAAATGTCTATTGGATGTTTGGGTTTGAA
This genomic interval carries:
- a CDS encoding DegT/DnrJ/EryC1/StrS family aminotransferase, which translates into the protein MQPAREYNLKELGKRAKCIPGPEPKLTGEAHDKVIGKRARPLFSKNIIPVCEPTLNAKAFIYVKKALKTNWISSRGEFLEKFENLFAKKVGARYAVAVNSGTSALHLALATLGIKAGDEVIVPTYTMISSAFAISYLGAQPVFVDCDDYYQIDSKLIEAAITKKTKAIMPVHIYGHPTDMDKIEAVAKKYKLSVIYDAAESHGAKYKGKQIGGRGSASCYSFYANKIITTGEGGMVVTNNKDFADLARNLKDVAFSTERHFWHKRLGYNFRMTNLTAAIGLAQTEQYDKLVAARIYHAKYYMKNLSAVKGVKFPRTAPWAKNVYWMFGFEVLPEFGMSRDELRKFMAQRGIETRTYFVPLHLQPYYYHENKGKVLPVSEKLSETGLYIPSASNLTKKQQDRVIQVIKQAAKTAQ